In the Gossypium arboreum isolate Shixiya-1 chromosome 10, ASM2569848v2, whole genome shotgun sequence genome, one interval contains:
- the LOC108488192 gene encoding ankyrin repeat-containing protein BDA1-like, with amino-acid sequence MDETMIQAAQTGDINLLYELILRDPYVLERIDAVPFSHTPLHVAASAGHIEFMMEMIKLKPTFARKLNQGGFSLMHLALQNDRTQAVLLLLRFDEGLVRVKGRGDLTPLHHVVQTGNVDLLIKLLKVCPEAIADVTVRDETVFHLAVKKNMFEAFQVLVGWLIRSRHESA; translated from the coding sequence ATGGATGAGACGATGATACAGGCCGCCCAAACAGGAGATATTAACCTCTTGTATGAGTTGATTCTGCGTGATCCATACGTTTTAGAGCGTATTGATGCTGTGCCTTTTTCTCATACTCCATTGCATGTAGCAGCTTCTGCTGGGCATATTGAGTTTATGATGGAGATGATCAAATTAAAGCCAACGTTTGCAAGAAAGCTAAACCAAGGTGGGTTTAGCCTCATGCACTTGGCTCTGCAAAATGACAGAACTCAAGCAGTGCTTCTACTTCTCAGGTTTGATGAAGGCCTTGTTCGTGTCAAAGGGAGGGGGGACCTCACTCCTCTGCATCATGTGGTTCAAACTGGAAATGTTGATCTTTTGATCAAGTTACTTAAGGTTTGTCCGGAGGCTATTGCAGATGTGACTGTTCGAGATGAGACGGTATTCCATCTTGCTGTGAAAAAAAACATGTTTGAAGCTTTCCAAGTCTTGGTGGGGTGGCTTATAAGAAGCCGCCATGAGTCTGCCTAA